ttccctccccctctctccagtCGGGGCGGGGACTCCGGGGCACACGcgcgcacaaacacacacacacacacacacacacacactcgcaccCCTACGTCACTGACACGTAGCCTCTCGCCCTGCCGGGGCCGGGGCACATTCCGTCCCCgttccccctccccgccccctcctccttccccagtcgCCTGCGAGACGGAAACTTCCTGTCCCCACCCACGGCCTCGGAGAGCGAAGAGGACTGGCAAAGACTCTccgcagagagagacagagactctcCCCCCCGAGCTGTCGGCGGTTTAGATGGGGAGCCCCCGGAGGGCAGGCGCTGTCTGccttctttgtagccccagcttCTACTTAGCGCAGGACCTGATACGCAGTAAGCGCTCAATCAATGTCTGTTGACTGACGGGCAAGGGAGAGAACTCTTAGACACAAGGAAGTATTCAGAAACACAGACTGGCAAGAACAGACGAGAGTTACAGGAAAGGGAACAAGTGTTTATggagagcctactgtgtgccgcgCACTGCTAattaagcgctttacaaatatctcacttgaccGTGAGGTTCCTGAATCACCAGGAGGGAGGGACACGGAGGCGCTGACTCCCCCAAGTGGGGGAAGGGACAGAGACACGAGAAGCCTGTTGGGATTTCTCGGAGACCCAGGGAGACGCCCCTGAGagtcaggagggagggaaagtcAGAGTCCCCTCAGAGTCAGACACCCCGCCACCACCACCTAGAGACAGATGGGAGAGATGAAAGAGGGGTGGGGATGAAAACACGCTGACACTTGTAGAGGGGGGCTGATAAGAGAGACAGACAAGgggggagatgggaaggggaaATATGGAGGGCAGGTACAAGCACTGAGAGAAAGGTAGAAGAGATGGGCATTGTGGAGAGGGGCAGAGTGACTGAGTCGTATAACTCGTTCTGAACTTCTGGAGCTAAGACTGCAATcagtcccttcccccacccttcctGGTGACCTCACCCGGGCCACCTCCTCAGGTGAGAGGagtgcccttccttccttcctaggtgAGTTCACCTGGAACCGCCCTACCCTGGGGCCAGAGGAGTCAGGAACCAGCTAGACAGGCCCCCTAGGTCCCAGGACAGGCCTCCCCACCCCTGAACCCCAGGAGACAGACATGAAGACAGCCTTTCACACACAAGATTCCTCTTTTGTGAATTGTATtagttttaattaaaaaacaaactccaccaaaaacaaaaatagagagatttcttttttgtttagctaacaatatatatatatatataacatttcaaatatatattatagTGGCAGCAACCTCCCAATATTAGACAAAAGGGAGAGGGGGACGACTGCATTTATAAATACTATAAAACCCGTCGGAATAAATAATGTCGTCACCATAAATAAGGGGCCCCGAAGTGAGGCAGGGAGATGGATTTGGTCTGGTTAGGTGGGGTTTGAGCACCAGGACTGGGGAGACCCCCATCCAGGGGAAACTTGGGGAAGCTTGTTCACAGCATGAAGAAAGGGGGGTAGCTACTATTCTGACCCCCCCCCAACAGGGTGTCTCAAAGACAGTACAGTTTTAACCTAGTAATGCTTACAACTgaattaagacttttgggacacgctgtaatatacacacatacatacacatatgtatatatatacacacatatgtatgtatgcgtgtgcatacacacacatatatgtcaattCATTATGCTACATAAAAAAACACCCCCAGAACACCTCTTTGAGAGTTTTTGCTCCCCATAGGGACCTGCCCTGGGAGACTAGGCAATGGGTGAATGCTCTGGGGGCTAAGCAGATGAGGGACCTCCACATCTGGGCACAGCTGGcaatgggagaagagaggaacTTTCTGATCCCCCTACTCAACTGAGTTTAGAGTAACGAGGGTGTTCAGTCGGACACAGATAGCCGGTTGAAGATGGGGAGTCGCTTGGGGGGAGCCGGGGCCAGGAGGTGAGAGTTAGAGGGTGCAAAGGCACCCCCCACTGCTACCTCAAACACTGGGGAGTCAGACCCCCCCAGGCTGCTTCCTCCACTGCTGGCCTGGTCATCTGGCTCAGAGCCCAGGGAGTGAGCAGAAGGGCTTCgagccagccccagccccagccccaggctcAGGGCATCCCTTGTGGGCCCCCAAGTACCCGTGGTCTGGCGGCAGGAGGGGCAGCAGGCTTCTCCCGCCGTGGCTCCACGGGGCACTGGGCCAGGGGCAGCAGAGAAGGCAGAGGGTGAGAAAGGGACCTCCCCGGGGGCGGTGGGTATTGGGGgcggagaggaagaaggggagaagaagcctgagggggaaggcaggtccGGCAGGCCTGGAGGGCTCAGAGTGGGAGAGCCCCGGCGACGGGAAGAGGGGATCCCAGAGAAGCTGATACTCTGCCGGAGCAGGGGCGGGTGACCCGACGTCACCTGCAGATCATAAGGGTAGTGGATGAAATGGCAACGGGTTCCATATGGGCAGGCGCCCATGGTTAAGAATTTGCGGCACAGCTCCGTCTTGTACTTGGGGTGGCGGCTGGCCGGTCGCAGCTCTCCAGGACCGTGGGCGAACTGGCATTTGGAGCCGTAGCGGCATTTGCCGCTCTCCGAGAAGGTCCGGCACAGCTCCGTCTTGTATCTGGACGAGGAGGCCGCCCCAGCCGGGGAGGTGGAACCAGGAGCAGATTCCGAGGGCGCTGTGGTGGCAGCCGGCACGGCCCTGGGCGGCAGGGGCTCAAAGCCCGGCGGCGGGGGTACCCAGGCGCGGCCCTCCACCAAGCTGGTAGAACGGCCCGGGAGCCGGGAGGCCAGAGGGGCAGAGGCCCGCGGGGGAGAAGGCGGCTCCAGGTCTGCGAGGCTCGGACTCCAGAGGCTTCGAGAGCCCCAGCCCAGGTCAGGGTCCAACTCCCCACGGGTCGCTGACGCCAGCTCCGGGCTCAGGGACAGGAGTTTCTGTTAGGAGGGAGAAGGGCGAGGAGAGGAAGATTAGGGAGGAGACTGACCGTCGGACCTAAGGTCGCAGAGCAGACCAACCCCACCCAACTGCACTTCTGGCCTCTGGAGAGTCCCTGGGAACTAAAGCGTCGGTTCAGGCTCTAGAGAACTCCCCCAAACCCAGCCCCACCctaaaatgggggggggtgcGGGCCAGGACCCAGGCGTCACTCTCTTTGCCCCTACCTGACTCCACCCTAAGGCAGCTCAGAAACTGGAATCGTAAGTTTCCCCCAAGTAAACCTCCCCCCAACTTAAAGAACCCCAGCTCCTAGTCCCAAGACAACCCTAgcatgagcacacacacacacacacacacacacacacaacacacgcCCTGAGGAAGCAGCACCCCCTTCTAAGCCTTGGGTTCCCTATCTTGAAGGGACCCTTCTCAGATCCCAGGGGGAACTCCGACTTCAGAGTCTGCCAAGCTATCTGCACTCAAGAAAGACTGTGGGACCCCAGCCCAGAAGTACTGGCGAAAGGAGAAACGTTGGCCGTCACCGCCACTGTCCTCCCAACTAGACAGCAGGCGGAGGCGGCCGGCACCCGGGCTCCCCCGCTCCAGAGGTGGGCAGGGAGGCAGAGGTGGGGCGGACAGGAGGGGGCAGCTCACCTCGTAGAGGGCGCACAGTTCCATGCCGGCGGACTTGGGCTTCCCGCCTGCAGTGGCGCTTCCGTCTGTCCCAGTGGATGCTTAGGCTGTGCGCGTATGCTGGTCTGTGGGGAGCTTGGCCAGAGCGCTATTCTTGAAGGGACAGCTTTGGGGGCGGGGCCTCTTGGTTCCGCCCAGGACCCACCCCCCGGGGAGCTCCAGGAgctagagagagaggaggggggtgacGGGGGACCGGGAAAGGGCGGGGACTAGGGAGGACTCGGGGGAGGGGCGATTCCCGGACTGAGTGCCCCCGAGCGGGGCGGGGGAGGCCCAGCACCTTAGTCCTGGCGAAAAGCTGACCCTTAGAGGTTCCCCCAGTCATTGGATCACAAGCCCTGGGATTTAAGACTTGGAAGGGAACTCTCTCGTCTTCCCGTCtaacccccctcatttttcagaaggcGAAACCGTGACCCAGAAAGGGCCTGagaaggtctttcccaggttcaAGCCCCTTCTCCTACCTATGCGGGCAGCTAAAGGTCAGGAACGGGAAGCACCGTTAAGGTCCTAGAGCCAGAGAGGGAGCCAGAACCAAGAGACACAAGAGTGGACACATAGAGTCAAGTACTAAAGACCTGAAAGCCAGATACTGACAGAGACCCAGGAGCAGAGAGGCAAACTCCATTTATGAATTCTCTAACCCCAGAGAATACAGCCAGGAGAGAAAGCTGGGAGACCATGAGTGCTAGATTTtccagaaatggaaactgaggcacagagcagggCAGGGATCTGTCTCAAACCCCCAAGGGGGTTGGGCAGAGTAGAACTGGAGACCAGGACTCTTGAGATAATCTCTCCCATTCTGAGGAATGTTCTCATCCCTAGCGACAGATTTTGGGGGAGATGACCTCTCAGGCGGGGAACTATCTTATtctaggcctggggctggagtcTTTCTCTGACTTGAACACATTTAAAATAGCAGAAATCTTCATTTTCCAAAGTGAAGGCTTCTCCTCCAATGGTGCTCATTTTCCAGAATGAAGACTTCTGTTAGGATGGAGATCTCTGAACTTGTGGGAAGCTTCTCTGGGGAGAGATGGCCAGAAGGGACCTTCCCAGGAGCTGGGACCTCCCCAAGTCTCCCTTGGGTCTCGTGAGCCTGTGGTCTCCAATTTTCACCTGCCCATAGTGGCTGGCTCTCACGCTCCCCAGTGACTCACCCACCGcagggtgtgtatgtgtgggggccCTTCCTGGAATCAGGTGACGtaagggcagggaggggggagctGATCCGATGCTAGGGTTCCTCTCTCCTTGTAAACAGAGAGCTGACAGACCTAGATCACAGCATGCTCTATCAGATCTGGGCCTTGATTTCAGCTCAAAGCAGGtgaaactgtgacccagagacCAGGTCACTGCCACCTTATGGGGAAGATGGAATGCCCCCCCTTCTCCACCTCGGAGGTTCTCTGGGGGCCAGAAAGAACCTCTTTCCCCAAGACCCTTCCCCACTTCCCAGTCATCCTGAGGGGCATTGGTTTGTCTTTCTCTTGGGATCCGAGCTTGTGGGTACATTCCAGCATCCTGACTCATTCCCTGATGACTCTCCAAGCTCCCCATGCTCCACCCCCTAAACCAGAGTGTTACCTCACCATGCCTCAGGACTCCTGGGTCTAGGTCCAGCTTTAGAGgtagggtggagagggagagtcTATAAACCCCACTGAATTTGTCTCAAAGACCACACTTTTCAGTCCCCAACTAGTGTCGTCAGACATCCAGGCTTTCTATTCTCCCTCCTGCTCCACCTCAAAAAAGATGCGATATAGAAATTTCAAAGCCTCTGGTAGCTTAGTATAGAGGATAAGTAACTGAAcatgtagttaggaagacctagactGAAATTGTGCCTCACACACTTGTTAGCTGGATGAATCCAAGCAAATCCGGGCACCTCACTtggcctatttccttttctgtaaaccAGGGGGGATCCTCTTGACTCCTAAGGCCCCTTCctggtctaaatctgtgatctcagaGGTCTAGCTGTTTAACTATCTAGCCTGACTCCTTGGGATTCCAGTCTCCAACCTGGCATCTACCCCCTTAGGACTCAGGCCTCTCTACCTTTTCAGGGACTATGATCATTTTTCATTGTATATTTCTAGTTCTTAGCACCAAGCCTTACATAAAgtggacatttaaaaaatttcttctagCATCCATCCCTTTGAGTCACACAGAAATAGACTCCTCAGGGTGCAGGCATCTAACCCCCTCAAGGATTCAGGTTTTCGCTTGCCTTCCAAATTTAGGTCACTTCAGAAGGTATTACAACCTTCTGACCTCCTTCAATTCTACAGCCTCTAACTAGTCCCTGGCTCCAAAGTTTCCCAAACCTCAGGGTTCCAGgagtcctttcccctccttcccaacCTCTGATAGCTAAGGGTACCAGATCCCCAGCCTCTGATCCCTCAGGCATTCTTATTACCGATCCACTCCCTAACCTTTGGGGCCAGATCAGATTTACTCACCTTCCCAAATGCTCCTGGAATTCCTACCACTTCTTATAGGACTTTTTGGGGACCTGCCTCTCACATTCTACCTCAAACCAATCCTTGTGTTTTCAGCATTAGGAATTTGAATACAGTAAGCACCTAATGAACGTTTGATTAAATTGGGGGCATCATCATCTTCCTTGTGGAATCTACGATTAAAAgctttttgtctctttccttaGCATAGTActaagcacatagtagatgattgTTGTTAACTTGAGTTGGCTCAGGGGTCTCTTCAGCAACACTGGCTTCCTCTGGCCTTTCAATCCTTAAAGCCTCACGGAGCCCCTGGTTCCGAGGCCAGGAAGTTAGGTGTTTGGAGCTGTGAGAGGGAAAATCCCGATTTGGGAAGTCTGGCTGTCATAGTTGGCGGGAATCCCCTCTGGAATGAGGTTGGGGAAAGGGTGGGACTGGGGGCCAGGGCCCCcgggatggggaagggggaggggagggggcggaAATTGGTGGATCTAAAAATATCACCAAGCTTCCGGCCCAGAAGGTGGGCAGAGTTTCCAGAACAACAAGGGAGAGGGAGGCCAGGGCCGGAAACCGCCAAGGCctgagagaatgagagattgagaaagagacagacacagagacagagatggggggcggggtggagagggagagaaaagggagggggacagagacagagagacagagacagagatggggggagagagagaaagacagagatggggagagagagagagaggagatagagaagaaggagagaaagaaaagagagagagaaggggaagagagagtgacTGATGATCGCGGCCTTCTAAGTGTGTCAGACAACTCAGGAACACCCAGGGCAAGGTGACAGATTGTGTCTCACTGTACCTTTCAGATAAGATTGTGTGTCCATGCCCCCATGGGATTGTACTGGGAAGAAGAGGGGATGGTTTGTGTGTTAGTTACCCAGCCCAGGGCCCATTGGATCTGTCTGCCTTTGAGGGGTTTTGGTGGTGCCCAGTGACATCTCTGCCTCATGATTGCATGTGCTCCCCCCACAGGCAAGGGGAAAGGACAGAGTGTCCTAGTCTGGGtgtcctccccacccctggctaagGGGCCAGAGGAATTTCCCAGGCCTGGCAGAAGGGCATGGACCCTCCCCTAGGGGCTGGCCACAGCTGGATCCCAGATGTTCCCTGAGAGGCTAGGTCAggccacctcccctccccaccagccAAGGGCATAGTTGCAGGCCCCTGCTCCGCCCTTCTCACTTCTCCTTTGGGGCTAAAAATACTCTGGACCCTGGTGTCCAGGCCCCACCCCCCCCTTGCACAATCAGCTGATGACGCAGGCAAGCCCAGGGGGAGGAGGAACATGAGGGGCCAGAaactacccccccaccccagcccaaaGGGGCAGCATGAGGAGAAATCTGTAGATGAGGAAGGCTAACTCCACAATCCCTGCCTACCTTCCATAGGTCCCAGCCTCCACTTCCTGGTCCCAGTCTTATGTTTCCCCTTCCCCAGCAACAGGCAGGGAGGCTTCCCCTAAACTGGGCAATTAGGGTAATTGACTTGGGATTGGCTTCACAGCTCCCCCTTCCCGGCAGGCTCTCTCCAAAGcctccccccaaacccccacCCTGCCCAGTCTGGGACACCCTTCCCTTTTCAGGGTCCTGGAAGCATGGGACCTAAAAGGAATCTTAGACGTCATCGAGAGAAAACAGAAGTCTGAGGAGGGATAGTGGaagtttgcccaagatcacaaagaaaCTGGGTTTCAGGACCATTGTTCACCAATAGGCTTCCTACAGGAATCCTTCTCAGAGACCCCAGCAGAGGTACCCCTCCTTTCCCCAACTGTGATACTCTTCTGTTTCAGGGATCCAGGGGGATCTAGGACCTTCTCCATTCCCCATTTCAAGTGTCCAAGGTTAGCCCAAGATCAGGTATGTGCTGGGGGCTCGGTAGCTGTGATTATATAACTGGGggatttcctccctcctcctgggAGCCTGGGGTGAGTCAGGAGCTGTGTCAGCAAAGCTGGTCTGGCTAGGACCCAAgagcccttcccctccccctccctttccttcccctctcaggGACCCAGGCTTTCACCCTAGAGCTCCTCCTCACTTATCCATGTCCCAGTTTTCCTGGTGAAAGGAGATGGAAGGGGCGGGGAGAGGAGTGATCCAgtcagagagagaacagagatccAGGGCCTGAGATATCCTCCTGGCAGAGACACCAAGAGCCTTAGCTACATCCAGAGACAGAGCTGGccagggggagagacagagagatcctgCCAGAGAGGGACAGTTCAAGGCAGTGACAGAAGTCCGGGCAGTCACAGAGACCCAGCCAGAGACGGTTCTAGGCAGATAAATTCAGCCAGAAGGAGAGTCTCGGGCAGAAGACGAGGATTCAGACACAAAGATCCAGGCAGGGAAACAGATACAGCCAGAGACGGTGCTAGGCAAAGAGATCCAGCCAGAGGAAGAGTTGCAGGAAGAAGACAAGGATTCAGATACAAAGATCAGGGCCTGCTAGGAGCCTCAGGCTAGGCTGGGCCAGGGCTAGGGaacctctaggtcctcgagtacAGCCCTGTGAGGCCCT
This Trichosurus vulpecula isolate mTriVul1 chromosome 2, mTriVul1.pri, whole genome shotgun sequence DNA region includes the following protein-coding sequences:
- the ZFP36 gene encoding mRNA decay activator protein ZFP36; amino-acid sequence: MELCALYEKLLSLSPELASATRGELDPDLGWGSRSLWSPSLADLEPPSPPRASAPLASRLPGRSTSLVEGRAWVPPPPGFEPLPPRAVPAATTAPSESAPGSTSPAGAASSSRYKTELCRTFSESGKCRYGSKCQFAHGPGELRPASRHPKYKTELCRKFLTMGACPYGTRCHFIHYPYDLQVTSGHPPLLRQSISFSGIPSSRRRGSPTLSPPGLPDLPSPSGFFSPSSSPPPIPTAPGEVPFSPSAFSAAPGPVPRGATAGEACCPSCRQTTGTWGPTRDALSLGLGLGLARSPSAHSLGSEPDDQASSGGSSLGGSDSPVFEVAVGGAFAPSNSHLLAPAPPKRLPIFNRLSVSD